A stretch of DNA from bacterium:
GCGGCCGCAGCCGCTCCGCCGGGAAGAACGCGTTGCCCGCGAAGGTGACCTCGGCCAGCCGCACCAGCGGGCCCTCGCGCACCGTGAACACCGCGGTCACGTCATCCCCCGCTCCCGAGAGCGCGGACGTGACCTCGATGAAAGCGTAGCCTGCGTGGCGACCCGCGCTCTCCATCTGGAAGGCGGCGTCGTCGGCGGCGGCAGGCCGGCGCGCCGGGTCCGAGAGGCGCTCCAGCTCGGCGGACGCCGCCTCGCGCAGGCTCCTGGCGTCGAGGGCCGCGTTGCCCTCGATGCGGACGGAGACGCCGGCGCGGGCGGGGGGCGCAGCGCAGAGCACGGCCGCAGCGACCAGCGTCGCCGCCGCGCCCCGGACCAGTCTGCCGATCTTCCGTTCCCGCATCGTCACTTGAACTTGAACAGGATCTCCACCCCGATGTTCTCCTGATCGTACACGTCCTTCTGCCCCGTCAGGTAGAGGGAACTGCCGTGCCCGGCGAGGCCCTTCCTGAGGAGCAGCCGCGCGTCCATCGTCTGGCTGCCGCTGCGCGTCAGCTCGCGGCCGACCTGCATCTCGAGCTGGTCCTGGAGGCGCGCGCCGCCGCCGCCGGCGCCGCCGAGCAGGCTCTCGAGGACGCCCTTGCCGAGGTAGACGGCCATGGGCGTCGCCAGCGTCGCGGCGGATTCGCCCGCCAGGCGCGCGCTGGCCGGCGGCGCGCCGGTGAGCACGAACGTGACCAACTCGTCGCTGGGGAGGGGCGGGAGCGAGGAGAGGATGACCTCGGGCTTGTCGAGCGTCCCGCTGATCTGCGCGGTGATGTCGAAGCCGCGCGTCTGCATCCGGCCGGCGAAGTCCAGCTCCGGGTGGGCCGGGTCGCTCTCGCGGAAGAGCATGGTGCCGCGCTCCACCTCCAGCGTGCCCGACGGCAGGAACAGGCGCGCGTCCTGGAACAGGATGGTGCCCCGGAGCACCGGCAGGAGGCCCGTCCCCGTCAGGCGCAGGTCGGGCGCGGCGGTGCCCTTGAGCACGGTCGTGGCTATTTCGAACGGCTCGCGGGCGGTGAGGCGCACGTCGAAGCGCAGGTCCCGCAGGGGCGGGTCCGGGAAGGAGATGCCGGAGGTGCCGGCGCTCGCGCGCTTCGACGACGTGCCGCTCCCGCTCCCGCCGCCGAAGACGTCCGCGACCGAAAACGTCCGCTGGTAGATGCTGTCCGTGAGGGCGACCTCGCCCGAGAGCGAAGGCGCGCCCGCGGTGCCGCGCAGCCTCAGATCGCTGTCGGCGCGCAGCCGCAGCCCCTCGGCGCGATACAGCAGGGCGTTCTTCCCCTGCAGCCGCAGGTCGAACGCCGGGTCGGACAGGCGGGTGAAGTCGACGGAGCCGCTCAGCGCGAACGGTGAGGCCCCCACGTTGCCGCCAAGCTGCTCCACGGTCAGGGTGCGGCGCGCGAGGCTCAGCCGCGCGGCGAGCGAGTCCAGCGGCGGGAGGCCCCGGTACTGCACGGCCCCGTCCGCGACGCTGACGCTCCCGGAAAAGATCGGGTCGGCGGGGGTGCCTTCGACGGCGATCTCACCGGCGACGCTGCCCCGCACGTGACGGATTCCTTCAGCCGCGGCGCGCAGCCAGCCGACGTCGGGGGAGGAGAATGTCGCGCGAAGCGAGAGCGAGCCCGCCGCCAGGCGCGCTTCGCGGGAAAGCACGGCGCGCGGGGAGGGAGGCGCGGTCCACGTCCCGGAGAGCGAGCACGAGAGCGCGGGGGACTCGAGGCGCACCCGCTCCGCCCGCGCTTCCGACGCCGACCACGCGAGTGTCCCGGCGAGCGTGTACGGGCCCGGCGACACGAAGGGGGGCGCGGCGTCGAGCGCGAGGCCCCGCGCGTCGAGTTCTGCGCGCAGCTGCGGGTCCTTCCAGGTCCCCGCGAGGGCCAGGTCGGCGTCGAGGCTTCCCGCGAGGCGGTATGCCGGGGGAAGGAGGGCGGAGACGTCGTCGAGATGGGGCATGTGCACCCGGGCCCGGAACGCCAGGGGGCCCGGCCCGAGGACGTCGCGGGAGGAGAGATCCAGCGCGAGCGTGCCGTCGCCGTGGAGCGTGAGCCCGCCGCTCCCCCTGGCGTCGAGCGCCCGGACGCGCAGCGTGCCCGGCTCGTACGACGCGTCGATCGTCGCATGCCCCGACCGCGTCCCGGCCTCGCCGTCCGCCTGCGCCGTGAGCGCGGCCGATGCGATGCGCGGGCGGCGCAGCGGGCCCTCCACGCCGACGCTCGCCTTGAGTGTGCCGCGGACGGCGCGCAGGTCCTGGAACGTCCCCCCGGAGACCTCCGCGTCGACGGCGATGGGCGCGCCCGGGACGGGACCGTCCGCGCGGATCCGTGCGTGCAGCCGCCCCGACACCGGGAGCCGGGCCGACACGTACTGCGCGGCCCACGGGGCCACGTCGGCGACGCTGACGTCCGCTTCCAGCGAGAGCGCCGTCTCCTTGTCGAGGTCCCAGGAGCCGCTCCCGCGGAGCCGGTCGGGGCCGCGGGCGATCTCCAGCGACTCGACCGCGACGAGGCGCCCTCGCGCCGACAGCTTCGCGACGACGTCGCCGACCCGATGGGCCCCGACGGCGATGCCGGCGCCGGAGAGCTCCAGCGTGCCGGTCGGCTCGCGGGCGCTCCCGGCGACCTTCGCGTGTCCCTTGAGCCTGCCCTGCAGCGGGGGGACGTCGAAGATCCGGCCGACCGGCGCGAGGTCGGGGACATCGACATCGAGGTCGCCGTCGAGGGTGGTGTCGCGCTTCCAGTCCCCGCCGGGGGCCGGAAGCGTGATGCGCGCGGCGCGGAGGGTGGCAGTGCTCCCGGCGGTGGCGAACGAGCCGCCGGCCAGCGCGAT
This window harbors:
- a CDS encoding translocation/assembly module TamB domain-containing protein gives rise to the protein MKSARIAFTVAAGTLAALLLLAAAFRGPLLERLIVRALHCTLGLDATLAQAGGSIFGGIELRGLKARGAGPIASFEAERVAATYSLAALARGREAFFRSLAVTVSGGALDLDLTRPRPASAGNATPPAPAPGSGAVAGRAPAFPALPRLEVRGSRLRLRGSGYEIVAEGLQGDVGAPLAGQAQPVDARAERFSLRHPWLREGAVPLALTGALAPRRLDIASGTSAGAPLIQRGSLELGDRAGDFDLRLALALWQGTAEVGVLERAGGKQVRWDVRGVDLRPDLVLSSPGLGALRGRLTSSGSATMSAAGTPTLAGTLGLAWEGAQIAGRAVDRLSIEATAEPGLVRVKSAEGRIGPNDLRLALVDLPAPALFSGRWRALLASASGSFAASLGDVPGFMAIWGLNARRAGARMPAHRLRLEGTLGKGTVRLSRGELAAGPGTATLEAFTLGLPGENQGWDQTAFSGSAAVDLPRLEDVSAVLPLPALGGSIRGVVSGRGTVARPEGTATLAGRQVTIAGKAIGDVEVTARAAAGRLELDSLQVRRGGNRLDAKGVRLSTAALASSDRAALVDSLAGSFELRFTDIPALAALASAPPAGLARLPARHVLTAAGTVSGRTIALAGGSFATAGSTATLRAARITLPAPGGDWKRDTTLDGDLDVDVPDLAPVGRIFDVPPLQGRLKGHAKVAGSAREPTGTLELSGAGIAVGAHRVGDVVAKLSARGRLVAVESLEIARGPDRLRGSGSWDLDKETALSLEADVSVADVAPWAAQYVSARLPVSGRLHARIRADGPVPGAPIAVDAEVSGGTFQDLRAVRGTLKASVGVEGPLRRPRIASAALTAQADGEAGTRSGHATIDASYEPGTLRVRALDARGSGGLTLHGDGTLALDLSSRDVLGPGPLAFRARVHMPHLDDVSALLPPAYRLAGSLDADLALAGTWKDPQLRAELDARGLALDAAPPFVSPGPYTLAGTLAWSASEARAERVRLESPALSCSLSGTWTAPPSPRAVLSREARLAAGSLSLRATFSSPDVGWLRAAAEGIRHVRGSVAGEIAVEGTPADPIFSGSVSVADGAVQYRGLPPLDSLAARLSLARRTLTVEQLGGNVGASPFALSGSVDFTRLSDPAFDLRLQGKNALLYRAEGLRLRADSDLRLRGTAGAPSLSGEVALTDSIYQRTFSVADVFGGGSGSGTSSKRASAGTSGISFPDPPLRDLRFDVRLTAREPFEIATTVLKGTAAPDLRLTGTGLLPVLRGTILFQDARLFLPSGTLEVERGTMLFRESDPAHPELDFAGRMQTRGFDITAQISGTLDKPEVILSSLPPLPSDELVTFVLTGAPPASARLAGESAATLATPMAVYLGKGVLESLLGGAGGGGARLQDQLEMQVGRELTRSGSQTMDARLLLRKGLAGHGSSLYLTGQKDVYDQENIGVEILFKFK